The Ornithinimicrobium faecis genome includes a window with the following:
- a CDS encoding TetR/AcrR family transcriptional regulator: MTTDPPSAEAAQVRSTGRLRPDKHRAILAGGREVFAHSGFTRSSIDMIATAAGVSTRTIYKHFPDKAALFAAVIADSAARVAEGETTLIAEHLSDVAAVQEVEPALLNLATAWLESTAPTGDHRALMAQVHGEAAQLDPTVVTGWWHAGPGRVLDELAATLQRWDDARLLSVPAPAIAAIHYSELVSATPGPPGTSLSVEDRATWVSAGVTAFVRAYRVS, from the coding sequence ATGACGACCGACCCACCGTCCGCCGAGGCAGCCCAGGTGAGATCGACTGGGCGACTACGCCCAGACAAGCACCGCGCGATCCTGGCGGGTGGGCGAGAAGTTTTCGCCCACTCCGGTTTCACGCGATCCAGCATCGACATGATCGCCACCGCGGCTGGAGTGTCGACCCGGACGATCTACAAGCACTTCCCGGACAAGGCGGCCCTATTTGCCGCCGTCATCGCCGACTCAGCCGCTCGCGTGGCCGAGGGCGAGACCACACTCATCGCAGAACACCTCTCCGACGTCGCGGCAGTGCAGGAGGTGGAGCCGGCCCTGCTCAACCTTGCGACGGCGTGGCTTGAGTCGACGGCACCGACCGGCGACCACCGGGCGCTGATGGCACAGGTCCATGGCGAGGCCGCACAACTGGACCCGACTGTCGTCACGGGCTGGTGGCACGCTGGCCCCGGCCGGGTGCTGGACGAACTGGCCGCCACCCTTCAGCGCTGGGACGACGCTCGTCTGCTGAGCGTTCCGGCCCCAGCCATCGCTGCCATCCACTACTCCGAGCTCGTGTCGGCCACACCTGGCCCGCCCGGCACCAGCCTGTCGGTGGAAGACCGAGCGACCTGGGTGAGCGCCGGCGTCACAGCCTTCGTTCGTGCTTATCGCGTCAGCTAA